The proteins below come from a single Edaphobacter acidisoli genomic window:
- a CDS encoding right-handed parallel beta-helix repeat-containing protein: MATGVFTLKRCGVLVECGARLTAWFLTVVLLCSCAAAFARIDAAGSSDDASMQAQLFVTPNGKGEACTHRRPCTLQTAQERVRSLAPAMKGDIAITLLDGTYRMSAPLVLDARDSGRNGHVIVWRAATEHGAVLDGALRVRRWKLVNRKMNLWSAAVPAGTQSLQMFVDGKRAVRARGYGCKSPSQCRYTPEGLTGVDARLASFRRPQELVAVISARWRDFHCPVASIAGTTVTMAEPCWHNTVVDSKNGWSYASPKGKSFQGVEWFENAYELLGTPGQFYLDGQTSRLYYVPRADEDMKSADVELPVAKSLLDMSGTLDLPVHDVRFDGIVFMHTTWSGPDTPDGYVSLQAGYLVTGKRDKLPDNGEGMMRMPTAVTVLAGSQIAFDRDVFQALGTAGIALAGGTRNSMVNGCTFSDLSGGAVFVGDTTASPVDPRGKSSGNVVKRNVIDSVAQEYRDNVGIMGGFNDGLTIDHNTVENLPYTGISVGWGWNYEGNGDTQRNIRITHNRLSNFMLALHDGGAIYTQSQSPGSVVCANYIDFSGTSHANGIYLDERSRGYTVHDNVVWNTSKLSLSKGEKNDDQNRWLSAWASWSGNLVMTHNWSDDTHTKPHNPGSTKVFGPNSLELKSLPEEAKSVIANAGADALATEAADRCAPSR, encoded by the coding sequence TTGGCGACAGGAGTGTTCACCTTGAAGCGATGCGGAGTTTTAGTGGAGTGTGGCGCTCGTCTGACTGCTTGGTTTTTGACGGTGGTGTTGTTGTGCTCGTGCGCTGCTGCGTTTGCACGAATTGATGCCGCAGGAAGCAGCGATGATGCGAGCATGCAGGCGCAGTTGTTTGTTACGCCGAATGGAAAGGGCGAGGCATGTACGCATCGTCGTCCTTGTACGTTGCAGACTGCGCAGGAGCGCGTGCGCTCGCTGGCTCCTGCGATGAAGGGCGATATTGCGATCACACTTCTGGATGGGACTTATCGCATGAGCGCACCGCTTGTTCTGGATGCGCGTGACTCAGGGCGCAATGGGCATGTGATTGTCTGGCGCGCAGCTACGGAGCACGGGGCAGTGCTGGATGGTGCGCTTCGTGTACGCCGCTGGAAGCTGGTGAATCGCAAGATGAATTTGTGGAGCGCGGCTGTGCCCGCAGGCACGCAGTCGCTGCAGATGTTTGTCGATGGCAAGCGTGCTGTTCGCGCGCGCGGGTATGGTTGCAAGAGCCCGAGCCAGTGCAGATATACGCCGGAGGGGTTGACTGGCGTGGACGCTCGGCTTGCGTCGTTTCGCAGGCCGCAGGAGCTTGTTGCTGTGATCTCTGCGCGATGGCGGGACTTTCATTGCCCGGTGGCTTCGATTGCGGGCACGACGGTGACGATGGCTGAGCCGTGCTGGCATAACACAGTGGTCGACTCGAAGAACGGTTGGAGTTATGCGAGTCCCAAGGGCAAATCGTTCCAGGGCGTGGAGTGGTTCGAGAATGCGTATGAACTGCTGGGCACGCCGGGACAGTTTTATCTCGATGGACAAACGTCGCGGCTCTACTATGTGCCGCGTGCGGACGAGGATATGAAGTCTGCGGATGTTGAGTTGCCCGTGGCGAAGTCTTTGCTGGATATGTCGGGAACATTGGACCTGCCGGTGCATGATGTTCGCTTCGATGGAATCGTCTTTATGCATACAACGTGGAGTGGCCCTGATACCCCGGATGGGTATGTCAGTTTACAGGCTGGTTATCTGGTGACGGGGAAGCGTGACAAATTGCCCGACAACGGCGAAGGGATGATGAGGATGCCCACGGCGGTGACGGTGCTTGCAGGTTCGCAGATTGCTTTTGACCGCGATGTGTTTCAAGCGCTGGGGACGGCGGGCATTGCGCTTGCCGGTGGAACGCGGAACAGCATGGTGAATGGCTGCACGTTTTCCGATCTTTCAGGCGGTGCGGTGTTTGTGGGAGACACGACGGCGTCTCCAGTTGACCCGCGCGGCAAGTCTTCCGGCAATGTCGTGAAGCGGAATGTGATCGATAGCGTCGCGCAGGAGTATCGCGACAATGTAGGCATCATGGGTGGGTTCAATGATGGGCTGACGATCGATCACAATACGGTAGAGAACCTGCCCTATACGGGAATTTCAGTTGGATGGGGATGGAACTACGAGGGTAATGGAGACACGCAGCGGAACATCAGAATTACTCATAACAGGCTGAGTAATTTCATGCTCGCGCTGCATGATGGTGGTGCGATTTACACGCAGTCGCAGTCGCCGGGGTCGGTTGTCTGCGCGAACTATATCGATTTCAGCGGGACGAGTCATGCTAACGGGATCTATCTCGATGAGCGCAGCCGCGGCTATACGGTGCATGACAATGTTGTCTGGAACACGAGCAAGCTGAGCCTGAGCAAGGGTGAAAAGAACGACGATCAAAATCGCTGGCTTTCGGCGTGGGCTTCGTGGAGCGGAAACCTGGTGATGACGCACAACTGGAGCGATGACACGCACACGAAGCCGCATAATCCCGGGTCGACAAAGGTCTTCGGGCCGAACTCTTTGGAGCTGAAGAGCCTGCCTGAAGAGGCGAAGAGCGTCATTGCGAATGCGGGCGCGGATGCTCTTGCGACGGAAGCAGCGGATCGTTGTGCTCCGTCGCGATAG
- a CDS encoding glycosyl hydrolase family 39, which produces MLRLIARWSCAVCIFAGTLHLSAQGNEPIKLSVDWPAHAQIMRTTPTLQVVVNPMLRRGTPVHDGAFTALKSLGADYVRYVPWLPYPKLAVAELEPPTKDKTSWDFSLIDPMTLDFLNATEGHSRILNFSTIPAWLYVTPKRITYPGDPNQVDWNYTQGTVLRDPSCKELADYYARLVSWYTQGGFTDELGVRHTSGYHYKIPYWEVFNEIDIEHHPTPEQYTRSYDAIVGRLHAINPQMKFVALALAFPERNPEMFEYFLNHANHKPGIPLDMISYHFYATPTPTQTVNDWQYTFFDQAQRLLAATRYIESIRKRLSPETRTTMDEIGSILPTDWHPDKPNESGPAIPPIYWHTSGALYAYVFIESAKMGIDVVGESQLVGYPSQFPSVTMIDWTTGKPNARFEILRLILDNVHSGDQMATMRFSGEQIDALALRDASSSRLLLVNKRNREITISLPQKFSEGRISTVDMATDNAPNSAKQWHGSTLTLEPFAVVVVEAAR; this is translated from the coding sequence ATGCTTCGTTTGATCGCCCGCTGGAGTTGCGCAGTCTGCATCTTTGCTGGAACCTTGCATCTCTCTGCGCAAGGTAACGAGCCAATCAAGCTCTCCGTTGATTGGCCGGCACATGCGCAGATCATGCGGACCACTCCCACGTTGCAGGTCGTCGTCAATCCCATGCTCCGTCGTGGCACTCCAGTCCACGACGGAGCATTCACCGCCCTCAAAAGCCTCGGCGCCGACTACGTCCGCTACGTCCCCTGGCTTCCCTATCCCAAACTTGCTGTCGCCGAACTCGAGCCTCCAACGAAGGACAAGACTTCATGGGACTTCTCGCTCATCGATCCCATGACACTCGATTTCCTCAACGCAACCGAAGGCCACTCGCGCATCCTGAACTTCAGCACCATCCCCGCATGGCTCTACGTCACACCAAAGCGGATCACATATCCTGGCGATCCCAATCAAGTCGACTGGAACTACACGCAAGGCACAGTCCTCCGCGACCCCTCCTGCAAAGAGCTCGCCGACTACTACGCCCGCCTCGTCTCCTGGTACACACAAGGAGGCTTCACCGACGAGCTCGGCGTCCGCCATACCTCCGGCTACCACTACAAAATCCCTTACTGGGAAGTCTTCAACGAGATCGATATCGAACACCACCCCACGCCTGAGCAGTACACCAGAAGCTACGACGCCATCGTCGGCCGCCTGCACGCGATCAACCCGCAGATGAAGTTCGTCGCGTTAGCGCTCGCATTCCCCGAGCGCAATCCAGAGATGTTCGAGTACTTCCTCAACCATGCCAACCACAAGCCGGGCATCCCGCTCGACATGATCAGCTACCACTTCTATGCAACCCCAACGCCCACCCAGACGGTCAACGACTGGCAATACACCTTCTTCGATCAGGCCCAGCGCCTGCTCGCCGCCACGCGCTACATCGAATCGATCCGCAAACGCCTTTCGCCCGAGACGCGCACGACTATGGACGAGATCGGCTCCATCCTGCCCACTGACTGGCATCCCGACAAACCAAACGAGTCGGGCCCGGCAATTCCACCAATCTACTGGCACACCTCTGGCGCGCTCTACGCCTATGTCTTCATCGAATCCGCAAAGATGGGCATCGACGTCGTCGGCGAATCGCAGCTCGTCGGCTACCCATCACAGTTCCCCAGCGTGACGATGATCGATTGGACAACCGGCAAGCCCAACGCCCGCTTCGAGATACTGCGCCTTATCCTCGACAACGTACACAGCGGAGATCAAATGGCAACCATGCGCTTCTCCGGCGAACAAATCGACGCGCTTGCCCTTCGCGACGCATCCTCCAGCCGCCTCCTGCTGGTCAACAAGCGCAATCGTGAAATCACAATCTCTCTGCCGCAAAAATTTTCCGAGGGCCGTATCTCCACGGTAGACATGGCCACGGACAATGCACCCAATTCAGCAAAACAGTGGCACGGGAGCACCCTGACGCTTGAACCCTTTGCAGTTGTCGTTGTTGAAGCTGCGCGCTAG
- a CDS encoding alpha-L-rhamnosidase-related protein, which yields MLSTLVGVAAFAQDPPLEQAPPSASSLPQLDPTRAVAAPLMESSIHKPLPEEYIWTRDNSTDTSAKVEYKFPGLMEQTEPHYFRHSFTVTSVPAEATLYIAGPRSVKVWLNGKLAESVESDTSSPLGMHVFITSVTKFLEAGDNTIAIEAVRGRGVTGFANSALVRQQTFGQVMVAKIIPQAPGVDGPALMMSDKTWKSSLTAPNEWNSATFNDASWSKVVSIGGIESSVDLFQWNADAGLYNWPGYDGISPYLAHMQIPASGILAKYTGPGRFVHIKVLTPAENHSATDRFEVKMPASTWTYAEAPSVFLDFGRELTGRVELVSDSDSPATVTIQMGESESAALKSPYLGINQLTIPPHGTGHGPKSAFRYVKITFVGGAPELLFKSIHVDDIYYPVKYEGSFESSDPLLNRIWETGAYTAHLCMQDGIWDAPKRDRGRWMGDTDVSGRTIEDVFSDRFLMEDTLDRLMGPAPVDQHVNGIPGYSSFWFTEVADYYRHSGSKKFLEREHARMLQLLSYVDKEFDSRGIYANKTNVWLYVDWSPELNGDTPETRRATTLEFYHAYREASWLLRQLGDTANAEKYEARAATIKAASQKYLLDPSTDTFGPRWQTNAAAVISGAANPSQYSAIWNHVLSQVGHVKYNAFIISPYYNYYVIRAMAEMGHRKAALDWIRQYWGGMLDEGATSFWEAYDPSWYKEDFHSSLQSDNRSGYFVSLAHGWSSGPTPWLMEQVLGINPTGPGFSTVDIRPDLVDLEWARGDEPTPHGLLKVDARHQGLATAIAVDIPEGVVARVSVPVTSAAQHIIVNGKQQSATSSENGKRMIVTLRSAGHYTLGTE from the coding sequence TTGCTCAGCACACTTGTCGGAGTCGCGGCCTTCGCGCAAGATCCCCCGCTCGAACAAGCTCCTCCCTCCGCAAGCAGCCTCCCCCAGCTCGACCCCACACGCGCCGTCGCTGCGCCCCTGATGGAGTCGAGCATCCACAAGCCGCTGCCCGAGGAGTACATCTGGACGCGCGACAACTCCACCGACACGAGCGCCAAAGTCGAATACAAATTCCCCGGCCTGATGGAACAGACCGAGCCGCACTACTTCCGCCACAGCTTTACCGTAACCAGCGTGCCCGCCGAAGCAACGCTTTACATCGCCGGCCCGCGCAGCGTGAAGGTATGGCTCAACGGCAAGCTCGCCGAATCCGTTGAGAGCGACACCTCTTCCCCGCTTGGCATGCACGTCTTTATCACGTCCGTCACAAAATTCCTTGAAGCGGGCGATAACACGATCGCCATCGAAGCTGTGCGCGGGCGCGGCGTCACCGGCTTTGCCAACAGCGCGCTCGTGCGCCAGCAGACCTTCGGCCAGGTGATGGTCGCGAAGATCATCCCGCAAGCGCCCGGCGTCGACGGCCCCGCACTCATGATGAGCGATAAGACCTGGAAGAGCTCTCTCACCGCACCGAACGAATGGAATAGCGCCACCTTCAACGATGCGTCGTGGAGCAAGGTCGTCAGCATCGGAGGCATCGAAAGCTCCGTCGATCTCTTCCAGTGGAACGCCGACGCCGGCCTCTACAACTGGCCCGGCTACGACGGCATCTCGCCCTATCTCGCGCACATGCAAATTCCGGCCAGCGGAATCCTCGCCAAGTACACAGGCCCCGGACGCTTTGTCCACATCAAAGTACTGACGCCCGCCGAGAACCACTCTGCCACCGACAGATTCGAAGTAAAGATGCCCGCATCCACCTGGACCTACGCCGAAGCCCCCAGCGTCTTCCTCGATTTCGGTCGCGAGCTCACCGGTCGCGTTGAGCTCGTCTCCGACAGCGACTCACCCGCGACAGTCACGATCCAGATGGGCGAGTCCGAGTCCGCAGCGTTGAAGTCGCCCTACCTCGGCATCAATCAGTTGACGATCCCGCCACACGGCACCGGCCACGGGCCGAAGTCGGCATTCCGCTACGTGAAGATAACATTCGTCGGCGGCGCCCCGGAGCTGCTCTTCAAGTCCATCCATGTCGATGACATCTACTACCCAGTGAAGTACGAAGGCTCTTTCGAATCGTCTGACCCTCTGCTCAACCGCATCTGGGAGACCGGCGCATACACCGCGCACCTCTGCATGCAGGACGGGATCTGGGACGCCCCCAAGCGCGATCGTGGTCGCTGGATGGGAGACACCGACGTCAGCGGACGCACCATCGAAGACGTCTTCAGCGATCGCTTCCTGATGGAAGACACACTCGACCGCCTCATGGGCCCCGCGCCCGTCGATCAGCACGTCAACGGCATCCCCGGCTACAGCTCCTTCTGGTTCACCGAGGTTGCCGACTACTACCGCCACAGCGGTTCGAAGAAATTCCTCGAACGCGAACACGCACGCATGTTGCAGTTGCTCAGCTACGTCGATAAGGAGTTCGACTCGCGCGGCATCTACGCGAACAAAACCAACGTTTGGCTCTACGTCGACTGGTCGCCTGAATTGAACGGAGACACACCCGAAACGCGCCGCGCCACGACACTCGAGTTCTACCACGCCTATCGCGAAGCATCCTGGCTGTTGCGTCAGCTCGGAGATACGGCCAACGCCGAAAAATATGAGGCACGCGCAGCGACTATCAAAGCTGCATCACAGAAATACCTGCTCGACCCATCAACCGACACCTTCGGCCCACGCTGGCAGACAAACGCCGCTGCCGTCATCAGTGGCGCCGCGAACCCGAGTCAGTACAGCGCCATCTGGAACCACGTGCTCTCGCAAGTCGGGCATGTCAAATACAACGCTTTCATCATCTCGCCCTACTACAACTACTACGTCATCCGCGCGATGGCCGAGATGGGCCACCGCAAAGCCGCACTCGACTGGATTCGCCAGTACTGGGGCGGCATGCTCGACGAAGGCGCAACCAGCTTCTGGGAGGCGTACGACCCAAGCTGGTACAAGGAGGACTTCCATTCGTCACTTCAATCGGACAACCGCTCTGGCTACTTCGTCTCGCTCGCGCACGGATGGTCGAGCGGCCCGACACCATGGCTGATGGAGCAAGTCCTCGGCATCAACCCCACCGGCCCCGGTTTCAGCACGGTCGACATTCGCCCCGACCTCGTCGATCTCGAATGGGCTCGCGGTGATGAGCCCACACCGCACGGCCTACTGAAGGTCGACGCCAGGCACCAAGGTCTCGCCACTGCAATCGCAGTAGACATCCCCGAGGGAGTCGTCGCGCGCGTCTCCGTTCCCGTCACCTCAGCCGCCCAGCACATCATTGTCAACGGCAAGCAGCAAAGCGCGACTTCATCCGAAAACGGCAAGCGTATGATCGTCACGCTGCGCAGTGCAGGACACTACACGCTCGGGACTGAGTAG
- a CDS encoding alpha-L-rhamnosidase-related protein: MIRRLLICSFALVSAISLPAQSAIPNGQLDPTRSLAAATQPHTPLPEEYVWTAGDVTTQRPDRSKFSWSRADLRAEPHYFRTSFDLAAVPAAATLYIGGPRQARVWINGQLVMSFNKDTDAPINFRVFHAGAARALKPGKNTIAIEAVRGRGVVTGMPSLPLAQLAYGEVLVAKIVPAAFGVEAPALVITNKEWRSSAVRSEGWESPGFDDNAWPAVESLGPVESNVDFFQWSADAGMYGWPGYRGMSADLRTYSLLPAAVTHVYTAESQLTNVDSLTTASAPAPFTVTLANTPPDAEAPTLLLDFGREVSGRLLVESGCNCTATLSIAYGESEIEAMSTGLTTGQRGGNYLGTNLVAVPPNGVARGPKSAFRYVRISFLRGAPVTAFKAMRVEGIYYPVRYEGTFESSDPVLNRIWETAAYTAHLCMQDGVWDAPKRDRGRWVGDLDVTGRTISTVFGAPAAIEDTLNRLVVPTSKAPVNGIPGYSALWVTSLYSLNLHSGDKKFLESQHANLLHVLGVMDAGVDADGMLENTKRGWGFVDWAPGYYGGTQETRVGTELEYIRAYGDAAELLTEIGDTANAEKYSAIARKATAAAEAQFRDPVGAYGKSWQLNSLAVLAKAAPDSSAIWNESLSHVKQDSPSDQPITPYSNAWVLDAMSATGHPQEALDWMRKYWGGMLAEGATSFWENYDLRWPKAEFHLSLQADGTSGYFVSLSHGWSSAPAAWLAENVLGIVPTSPGYRTVDIQPELLGLEWARGSVATPHGPIKVSIEKEKGIHVDLPTGVEKARVRVEGATGSVLVNGHETALADGYLVLTSPGQYDVTARNRPQ, encoded by the coding sequence ATGATTCGTCGCCTCCTGATCTGCTCATTCGCACTCGTTTCCGCAATTAGCTTGCCTGCGCAGAGCGCTATTCCCAATGGCCAGCTTGACCCTACGCGCAGCCTTGCCGCTGCAACACAGCCGCACACGCCGCTGCCTGAGGAGTATGTATGGACTGCGGGCGACGTGACTACGCAGCGGCCTGATCGCAGCAAGTTTTCGTGGAGCCGTGCCGATCTGCGTGCGGAGCCTCATTATTTCCGGACGAGCTTCGACCTGGCGGCTGTTCCTGCGGCTGCGACGCTCTACATCGGTGGCCCACGGCAGGCGCGTGTGTGGATCAATGGGCAGCTTGTGATGAGCTTCAACAAGGACACGGACGCGCCGATTAACTTTCGCGTTTTTCACGCGGGTGCGGCGCGTGCGCTCAAGCCTGGGAAGAACACGATTGCGATTGAGGCGGTGCGGGGCAGGGGGGTGGTGACGGGGATGCCGTCGCTGCCGCTGGCGCAACTGGCCTATGGCGAAGTTCTGGTGGCGAAGATTGTTCCTGCTGCATTCGGTGTCGAAGCGCCTGCGCTCGTGATTACGAATAAGGAGTGGCGGTCGAGCGCGGTGCGGAGTGAAGGATGGGAGAGTCCTGGTTTTGATGACAACGCGTGGCCAGCGGTGGAATCGCTTGGGCCTGTCGAGAGCAACGTCGACTTTTTCCAATGGAGCGCCGACGCGGGCATGTACGGCTGGCCGGGTTACAGGGGGATGTCGGCTGATCTGCGCACGTATAGTCTGCTGCCTGCAGCGGTCACGCATGTCTACACTGCGGAGTCGCAACTGACGAACGTGGATTCGTTGACGACCGCGAGTGCTCCTGCACCGTTCACCGTCACACTTGCGAATACACCACCCGATGCGGAGGCTCCTACGCTGCTGCTCGATTTCGGGCGCGAGGTGAGCGGGCGTTTGCTAGTCGAGTCGGGTTGCAATTGCACTGCGACCTTGTCGATTGCGTATGGTGAGTCGGAGATTGAGGCGATGAGCACTGGCCTGACGACCGGGCAGCGCGGAGGGAACTACCTCGGCACGAATCTTGTCGCAGTGCCTCCGAACGGCGTGGCGCGCGGACCGAAGTCTGCGTTTCGCTACGTGCGGATCTCATTTTTGCGCGGCGCGCCGGTGACCGCGTTCAAGGCAATGCGGGTGGAGGGTATCTACTATCCGGTGAGATATGAAGGCACATTTGAGTCTTCCGACCCTGTTCTCAATCGCATCTGGGAGACGGCGGCTTATACTGCGCACCTCTGCATGCAGGATGGTGTGTGGGATGCACCGAAGCGCGACCGTGGCCGCTGGGTTGGGGATCTCGATGTGACAGGCCGCACGATTTCGACGGTCTTTGGCGCGCCCGCAGCTATCGAAGACACGCTGAATCGGCTTGTGGTGCCGACGTCGAAAGCGCCTGTCAACGGGATTCCGGGATACTCTGCGCTTTGGGTCACTTCGCTTTACAGTCTGAATCTTCATAGCGGCGACAAGAAGTTTCTTGAGTCACAGCACGCGAACCTGCTGCACGTACTGGGCGTGATGGATGCGGGAGTCGATGCGGACGGGATGCTGGAGAACACGAAGCGGGGCTGGGGATTTGTCGATTGGGCTCCTGGCTACTATGGCGGAACGCAGGAGACGCGCGTTGGCACGGAGCTTGAATATATCCGCGCCTACGGTGATGCAGCCGAGCTACTGACCGAGATTGGCGATACAGCCAATGCGGAAAAATACTCTGCGATTGCGCGCAAGGCCACGGCTGCTGCTGAGGCGCAGTTCCGCGATCCGGTGGGGGCTTATGGGAAATCGTGGCAGCTCAACTCGCTTGCTGTGCTAGCGAAGGCTGCCCCGGACAGTTCCGCAATCTGGAACGAAAGCCTATCGCATGTGAAGCAGGATTCGCCCTCGGATCAGCCAATTACACCCTACTCAAACGCGTGGGTGCTGGATGCGATGTCAGCCACCGGGCATCCGCAAGAGGCGCTCGACTGGATGCGGAAATACTGGGGTGGAATGCTGGCCGAGGGAGCGACGTCGTTCTGGGAGAACTACGACCTGCGCTGGCCGAAGGCGGAGTTTCATCTGTCGTTGCAGGCTGATGGGACTTCGGGCTACTTCGTCTCGCTATCGCACGGATGGTCGTCTGCGCCTGCGGCCTGGCTCGCGGAAAATGTGCTGGGCATCGTCCCAACGTCGCCGGGTTATCGCACGGTGGATATTCAGCCTGAGCTGCTTGGGCTTGAGTGGGCGCGAGGATCGGTTGCGACGCCGCATGGGCCGATCAAAGTCAGCATTGAAAAAGAAAAGGGGATTCATGTTGATCTGCCTACCGGCGTAGAGAAGGCGCGCGTTCGAGTGGAAGGTGCGACAGGGAGCGTGCTCGTCAATGGGCATGAGACTGCGCTGGCGGACGGCTACCTCGTCCTTACCAGTCCCGGCCAATACGATGTAACGGCCCGCAATCGCCCTCAGTGA